A stretch of Clostridia bacterium DNA encodes these proteins:
- a CDS encoding CPBP family intramembrane metalloprotease, with translation MQKSLSSNNWNIWDALIVLATVVLFRAITRLILGNVSTGLSMGPVLLLEFLGGSIGLGVIHTYMQHHYYRSSLKINLTMEKPWWYVQIALISGILMFAVLTLGYYYLLLLLGVDISSFFAGIRQASGVFNRATVFMAVCIFFPLLTEVVYRGYLYLAMEKQWGNGVAMLVSSLLFSLFFFNFWLMPPLFFAGIVLVLVYEMTSSLYTSIFSMMIWQALTMAYINIF, from the coding sequence ATGCAAAAAAGTTTATCATCAAACAATTGGAATATTTGGGACGCCCTGATTGTTCTAGCAACAGTTGTCCTATTCCGAGCTATAACCCGATTGATTTTGGGGAATGTATCTACGGGCCTTTCTATGGGACCGGTACTTTTATTAGAATTTTTGGGCGGGTCTATTGGCCTAGGGGTAATCCATACATATATGCAGCATCATTATTACCGTTCCAGTTTGAAAATCAATTTGACTATGGAAAAGCCCTGGTGGTATGTCCAGATTGCATTGATATCAGGCATTCTTATGTTTGCTGTACTAACCTTGGGCTATTATTATTTATTATTGCTCCTGGGTGTGGATATTTCTTCCTTTTTTGCGGGGATTCGCCAAGCAAGTGGCGTCTTCAATAGAGCTACTGTCTTTATGGCTGTTTGCATCTTTTTCCCCCTGCTTACCGAGGTGGTCTACCGGGGCTACTTGTATTTGGCGATGGAAAAGCAATGGGGAAATGGGGTGGCTATGCTTGTGAGTAGTCTTTTGTTTTCATTGTTTTTTTTCAATTTTTGGTTGATGCCACCACTTTTTTTTGCTGGTATCGTTTTGGTTTTAGTTTATGAAATGACGAGTTCTCTATATACTTCGATTTTCTCTATGATGATATGGCAGGCGTTGACCATGGCCTATATCAATATTTTTTGA
- the rlmD gene encoding 23S rRNA (uracil(1939)-C(5))-methyltransferase RlmD, producing the protein MLNKKSTYTVTASDLTQDGDGVARIDELVVFVPGLLPLEKAHIRLKKIKKSYALGELVEILEKSPYRVKPPCRFFPECGGCDIQHLTYSAQLDLKKNQVGQVLARIGGLEDITVRPVIGMDDPLRYRTKIQFQVRGHELGFFAKKSKRFVTIKECLLIPGDMSELKRQLETFLAKHSLQVNRVVIKKSIKNSNFMVILHGKVPTGSVLKRMKDSCHELRKVVSLVWFDSEEHKYYHLSGDDYIEENILGFTFRISPLAFVQVNHSQMQALYAYALNKAAITKEDQVLDLYCGMGSITCHIAKRAGEVIGIEVVHSAIRDAELNAKLNHIDNARFLLGKVEEILPEKLPKDFHPDVIFLDPPRSGVEAEALQAILDAGPREILYVSCNPATLARDLKLLLETNQYQIVDVQPFDMFTQSTHVETVVKLQRQNP; encoded by the coding sequence ATGCTGAATAAGAAATCGACGTATACGGTAACGGCCAGTGATTTAACCCAAGATGGGGACGGCGTAGCCCGGATCGATGAGTTGGTAGTATTTGTACCGGGACTGTTGCCTTTGGAAAAGGCGCATATCCGGCTTAAGAAAATTAAGAAGAGTTATGCCCTGGGGGAATTGGTGGAGATTCTTGAAAAGAGTCCTTACAGGGTGAAGCCACCGTGTAGATTTTTTCCTGAATGCGGGGGATGCGATATTCAGCATCTAACCTATTCAGCTCAGTTGGATTTGAAGAAGAATCAGGTAGGCCAGGTTTTGGCGCGTATTGGTGGCTTGGAAGATATAACAGTAAGACCGGTTATAGGCATGGATGATCCGCTACGCTATAGGACGAAGATTCAATTTCAGGTGAGGGGACATGAGCTTGGTTTTTTTGCTAAGAAGTCCAAGCGTTTTGTAACAATCAAGGAATGTTTGTTGATTCCTGGGGATATGAGTGAACTTAAGAGGCAGCTTGAGACTTTTCTTGCCAAGCATTCACTTCAAGTCAATAGGGTGGTCATCAAGAAGAGTATTAAAAACTCTAATTTTATGGTGATTCTGCATGGAAAGGTGCCAACGGGAAGCGTACTCAAACGCATGAAGGATTCTTGTCATGAATTGCGTAAGGTTGTGAGTCTGGTTTGGTTTGATAGTGAGGAGCATAAATACTATCACCTAAGTGGAGATGACTATATTGAAGAAAACATCTTAGGCTTTACCTTCCGGATTTCACCGCTTGCTTTTGTGCAAGTAAATCATAGTCAGATGCAGGCCCTGTATGCTTATGCATTAAATAAGGCTGCCATAACCAAAGAAGACCAAGTATTAGACCTTTACTGCGGGATGGGAAGTATTACTTGCCATATAGCCAAGAGAGCTGGTGAGGTTATAGGCATAGAAGTGGTGCATTCTGCGATTAGAGATGCTGAGCTAAATGCAAAATTGAATCATATCGACAATGCCCGTTTTCTCTTGGGCAAGGTGGAAGAAATCCTCCCAGAGAAGCTTCCTAAAGATTTCCATCCAGATGTCATCTTTCTAGATCCACCCAGGTCTGGCGTTGAAGCAGAAGCCCTACAAGCAATACTAGATGCTGGCCCGCGTGAAATACTATATGTATCATGTAATCCTGCCACACTAGCAAGAGACCTGAAGCTTCTACTAGAGACCAACCAATACCAGATCGTGGATGTGCAACCATTTGATATGTTTACGCAATCGACACATGTGGAGACGGTAGTAAAACTACAACGCCAGAACCCTTGA